Proteins encoded by one window of Planktothrix tepida PCC 9214:
- the cphA gene encoding cyanophycin synthetase: MKILKIQTLRGPNYWSIRRHQLIVMRLDLEELTERYSCDIPGFYEGLTSVLPSLVEHHCSPGVRGGFLSRVERGTLMGHIIEHVALELQQLAGMTAGFGRTRETSSPGIFQVAFEYDNEHAGRYAGRAAVRLCQSIVDTGTYPAEELTQDIEDLKELKAQASLGPSTEAIVKEAEARDIPWQQLNARFMIQFGYGCYQKRIQATLSNQTGVLAVELACDKEGTKQILRDAGVPVPRGTVIRYFDELQDAIDEVGGYPIAIKPLDGNHGRGITLDITKWETAAAAYDEASNASKTHSVILERFYTGRDHRVLVVNGKMVAVAERVPAHVIGDGQLTIEQLIEKTNKDPRRGDGHDNVLTRIVVDKTVLSMVTEKGYTLETVLPAGEVCFLRATANLSTGGSAIDRTDEVHPENAWLFARIAKIIGLDIAGIDVVTPDISKPLREVDGVIVEVNAAPGFRMHVAPSEGLPRNVAGAVMDMLFPPGQPSRVPILAVTGTNGKTTTTRLLAHIMKQTGLAVGYTTTDGIYIGDHLAEPGDNTGPQSAQLILRDPTVEVAVLECARGGILRAGLGFDTCDVGVVLNVSADHLGLGDIDTIEQMAKVKSVVAEVVMPKGYAVLNADDPLVVQMAERVKAQVAYFTMNPENEIVLRHTESGGLAAVYENGYLSILKGDWTLRIEQAVNVPITMKGRAPFMIANALAACLAAFAQGVKIEHIRAGLSTFVASTSQTPGRMNLFNMGSYHALIDYAHNPASYEALGAFVKNWPGHRIGVIGGPGDRRDEDFVALGQLSADIFDEIIVKEDDDTRGRERGSAAELISKGLQQVLGRVPEPRIRYEMILNETEAINTALDRAGAGSLVVILPESVNRAIQLIESRNPIKESNNNSHSPSLNSSTASLKPSQV; the protein is encoded by the coding sequence ATGAAAATTCTTAAAATACAAACCTTAAGAGGCCCTAACTACTGGAGCATCCGACGTCATCAACTGATTGTCATGCGCCTAGATTTAGAAGAATTAACTGAACGTTATAGTTGCGATATTCCAGGCTTCTATGAAGGCTTAACGTCTGTTCTCCCGAGTTTGGTTGAACATCACTGTTCACCTGGAGTCCGAGGGGGGTTTCTCAGTCGCGTAGAACGGGGGACGTTAATGGGGCATATTATTGAACACGTTGCCCTGGAACTCCAACAGTTAGCGGGAATGACCGCCGGATTTGGTCGCACCCGTGAAACCTCCAGTCCAGGGATTTTTCAAGTCGCCTTTGAGTATGATAACGAACACGCCGGACGTTATGCAGGAAGAGCCGCTGTCCGCCTATGCCAAAGTATTGTGGATACGGGAACCTATCCGGCCGAAGAACTCACCCAGGATATTGAAGATCTCAAGGAATTAAAAGCCCAAGCCTCCCTTGGCCCTAGTACAGAAGCCATTGTTAAAGAAGCGGAAGCGCGTGATATTCCCTGGCAGCAACTGAATGCTCGATTTATGATTCAGTTTGGCTATGGATGTTATCAAAAACGAATTCAAGCCACTCTGAGTAATCAAACCGGAGTATTAGCAGTGGAGTTGGCCTGTGATAAAGAAGGCACGAAACAAATTCTACGGGATGCGGGGGTTCCGGTTCCTAGGGGAACAGTAATTCGCTATTTTGATGAACTGCAAGATGCCATTGATGAAGTCGGGGGCTATCCCATTGCCATTAAGCCCCTCGATGGCAACCATGGCCGGGGGATTACCCTTGATATTACCAAATGGGAAACGGCTGCTGCTGCTTACGATGAAGCCAGTAATGCCTCTAAAACCCACAGTGTGATTTTGGAACGCTTCTATACGGGTCGAGATCATCGGGTGTTAGTCGTGAATGGCAAAATGGTCGCCGTAGCAGAACGAGTTCCAGCCCATGTGATCGGCGATGGTCAATTAACGATTGAACAGTTAATCGAGAAAACTAACAAAGATCCCCGTCGAGGCGATGGCCATGATAACGTCCTCACCCGGATTGTTGTGGATAAAACCGTGCTGTCCATGGTCACGGAGAAAGGCTATACCCTGGAAACGGTATTACCGGCTGGGGAAGTTTGTTTTCTGCGGGCTACCGCTAACTTGAGTACGGGCGGGAGTGCCATTGACCGTACCGATGAAGTTCACCCGGAAAATGCTTGGTTATTTGCTCGCATTGCCAAAATTATCGGTCTGGATATTGCCGGAATTGATGTGGTGACACCGGATATTTCCAAACCGTTGCGGGAAGTGGACGGGGTGATTGTGGAAGTTAACGCCGCACCGGGATTTCGGATGCACGTCGCCCCCAGTGAAGGTTTACCTCGGAATGTGGCCGGGGCGGTGATGGATATGTTATTTCCCCCCGGTCAACCCAGCCGTGTCCCGATTTTAGCCGTAACGGGAACCAATGGGAAAACCACCACTACCCGTTTACTCGCCCACATTATGAAGCAAACGGGGTTAGCCGTCGGTTATACCACCACCGATGGCATTTATATTGGGGATCATTTAGCCGAACCCGGAGACAATACTGGCCCCCAAAGTGCCCAACTGATTCTGCGTGATCCAACGGTAGAAGTGGCTGTCCTCGAATGTGCACGGGGGGGAATTCTCCGGGCGGGTTTAGGGTTCGATACCTGCGATGTTGGGGTGGTGTTGAATGTGTCGGCGGATCATTTGGGATTGGGGGATATTGATACCATCGAACAAATGGCAAAAGTCAAAAGCGTGGTGGCTGAGGTGGTGATGCCGAAAGGCTATGCGGTGCTGAACGCTGATGATCCGTTAGTGGTACAAATGGCTGAACGGGTCAAAGCCCAAGTTGCTTATTTCACCATGAATCCTGAGAATGAAATTGTCCTCAGACACACGGAATCAGGGGGATTAGCTGCGGTTTATGAAAATGGCTATTTGTCGATTTTAAAAGGGGATTGGACGCTGAGAATTGAGCAGGCGGTGAATGTTCCGATCACGATGAAGGGTCGGGCTCCGTTTATGATTGCCAATGCCTTAGCCGCTTGTTTAGCCGCTTTTGCTCAAGGGGTAAAAATAGAGCATATTCGGGCGGGTTTGTCAACCTTTGTTGCTTCCACATCCCAAACCCCAGGACGAATGAATTTATTTAATATGGGTAGCTATCACGCCTTGATTGATTATGCCCATAATCCTGCCAGTTATGAAGCATTAGGGGCTTTTGTGAAAAATTGGCCAGGGCATCGGATTGGGGTCATTGGTGGCCCTGGCGATCGCCGAGATGAGGATTTTGTGGCTTTGGGTCAACTCTCGGCGGATATTTTTGATGAGATTATTGTGAAGGAGGATGATGATACTCGTGGCCGAGAACGGGGTTCGGCGGCGGAATTAATTAGTAAGGGTCTTCAGCAGGTCTTAGGACGAGTTCCAGAACCTCGGATTCGCTATGAAATGATTTTGAATGAAACCGAAGCGATTAATACGGCATTAGACCGGGCTGGGGCGGGTTCGTTAGTGGTGATTTTACCCGAAAGTGTAAATCGCGCTATTCAATTAATTGAGTCCCGGAATCCGATTAAGGAATCAAACAACAATTCCCATTCGCCGAGCTTGAATTCCTCAACAGCCAGTTTAAAACCTTCTCAAGTTTAA
- the leuB gene encoding 3-isopropylmalate dehydrogenase: MSQNYRITLLPGDGIGPEIIAVAVDALKVVGKQLSITFDFHQALMGGAAIDATGEPLPAETLEQCLKSDAVLLAAIGGYKWDNLPRHQRPETGLLGLRAGLKLFANLRPATILPHLIDASSLKKEVVEGVDIMVVRELTGGIYFGQPKGIFQTETGEKRGVNTMAYTESEIDRIGRVGFETAQKRRGRLCSVDKANVLDVSQLWRDRITLLASEYPDVELSHLYVDNAAMQLVRAPKQFDTIVTGNLFGDILSDAAAMLTGSIGMLPSASLGESGPGVFEPVHGSAPDIAGQDKANPLAQVLSAAMMLRYGLDQPVAANLLENAVLKVLDQGYRTGDIMSEGMKLVGCQEMGEMLLKALEEN, encoded by the coding sequence ATGAGTCAAAACTACCGCATTACTCTTCTTCCAGGCGATGGCATCGGCCCTGAAATTATAGCGGTGGCTGTCGATGCGTTAAAAGTCGTTGGAAAACAACTCAGCATTACTTTCGATTTTCATCAAGCGTTGATGGGGGGAGCGGCGATAGATGCCACTGGGGAACCCCTTCCAGCAGAAACCTTAGAACAGTGTCTCAAGAGTGATGCGGTACTATTGGCGGCCATTGGCGGCTACAAGTGGGACAATTTACCCCGTCATCAACGACCTGAAACCGGGTTATTGGGGTTACGCGCTGGATTAAAATTATTTGCGAATTTGCGCCCCGCGACAATTTTACCCCATTTAATTGATGCCTCTTCTTTAAAAAAAGAAGTGGTAGAAGGGGTGGATATTATGGTTGTCCGTGAACTGACCGGGGGAATTTATTTTGGACAACCCAAGGGAATTTTTCAGACGGAAACCGGGGAGAAACGCGGCGTTAATACAATGGCCTATACGGAATCCGAGATTGATCGGATTGGTCGTGTGGGGTTTGAAACCGCCCAGAAGCGTCGAGGTAGACTTTGTTCTGTAGATAAGGCGAATGTCTTAGATGTCTCTCAGTTATGGCGTGATCGCATTACCCTCCTCGCCTCAGAATACCCCGATGTCGAATTATCTCATTTATATGTTGACAACGCTGCCATGCAGTTAGTTCGCGCCCCCAAACAGTTTGATACGATTGTCACGGGGAACTTATTTGGCGATATTCTCTCCGATGCGGCGGCAATGTTAACGGGAAGTATCGGAATGTTACCTTCAGCCAGTTTAGGGGAGTCTGGCCCTGGGGTCTTTGAACCCGTCCATGGTTCAGCACCGGATATTGCGGGTCAGGATAAAGCCAACCCCCTCGCCCAAGTCCTCAGTGCTGCCATGATGTTACGCTATGGTTTAGATCAACCCGTTGCGGCGAATCTGTTGGAAAATGCTGTTTTAAAAGTATTAGATCAGGGATATCGTACCGGGGATATTATGTCTGAGGGCATGAAATTAGTCGGGTGTCAGGAAATGGGAGAAATGTTGTTAAAGGCATTAGAAGAAAATTAA